The Streptococcus respiraculi sequence TAGACATACTATTGAAACGAGTCCTATCCGAAATTATATGGAAAAACTATGGACTATTAAATCAGAGCTCGAAAAATCAGTCTTTGATATTGACGATAGTAGAAAACTAACGGAAGAAAAATATAGAGAGTTGGAAAAAGAAAAGGAAAAGTTAGAGGCTGAAATGGAAGTTATGGTAGTGATGTTGAAAGAACTAGAGTCTCGTCATCTATCTCTATTAAATTCTAAAAGTTGGAAGATAACACAACCATTGAGAGCTATTACAAATTTTATTCAATCTAAACGAAAGTAAAAACGAATATGTTAAATAAGTTAATGAATTCTTACCATAATGAAGGTGCTAGAGCTACCTTAAGAAAAATCTGTCATAAATTAAAGAATGGTGGGCAAGTTGTAGGAACTACGCCATCAAAAATGAATATGTCAGAGATCCCTGTTATGCCTCAATTTGAAGATTTAATGAGGGCAGATTATATTCATCGTCCGTATGTGAAACCAGAAAAATTGGACAAAAAACGATTGAATATAGCATGGGTGACGCCTCCTGTTGGACCAGGTGGAGGGGGTCATACGACTATTTCACGATTTGTACGATATCTCCAATCTCAGGGACATCGGTTGACTTTTTATATTTATAGGAATAATACGATTCCTCAATCTGCAAAAGAAGCTCAGGATATTTTTGAACGTTCTTACAAACTCAATATTCCAGTTAAGGAATTGGAAGAGTTTCAAGATGAGGATGTTGTTTTTGCGACTAGTTGGGAGACAGCCTATGCTGTATTTAATTTGACTGGTGAAAATCTACATAAATTTTATTTTGTTCAAGATTTTGAACCAATATTTTATGGAGTTGGCTCTCGTTACAAATTAGCAGAAGCTACTTATAAATTTGGATTTTATGGAATTACAGCTGGAGCCTGGCTATCTGATAAGGTTAAAGAATATGGTATGGAAGCAGATTATTTTAACTTTGGGGCAGATATTGATGTGTATAAGCCTAAGGCTAAAATGTCAAAAAAGAAAAAAATCTCCTTTTATGCTCGTGCTCATACAGAGCGTCGTGGATTCGAGTTAGGTGTCATGGCTTTGAAAATATTCAAGGAAAAACATCCAGAATATGAGATTGAGTTTTTTGGACAAGATATGTCAAATTATGATATTCCATTTGAATTTACAGATAGAGGTATCTTAAATAAACAAGAACTAGCAGAAATTTATCACGAAAGTGTTGCTTGCTTAGTTCTTTCTTTGACAAATGTTTCTCTTCTTCCACTTGAACTCTTAGTTGCAGGATGTGTACCAGTCATGAATACAGGGGATAATAATACGAAGGTGTTAGGTGAAAATACAGATATTGTTTATGCAGAAGCTTATCCTGTTGACTTAGCTGCTAAGCTGTGTCAAGTAGTAGAAAAAACGAACATCAATGAGCATGCTGAAGCAATGAGTCAGAAATATCAAGGTACATCATGGGAAGAGAGTTATAAAAAAGTAGAAGAGATTATTTTGCGTGAGGTGACTCATGGCTAAAGAAAAGAAAGCGACGGTCTTTATTCCTGTATATAATGGAGAACAGGATCATTTGGAAGAGACTTTAGAAGCACTCTATCGACAAAAAACCGATTTTGACTGGGATGTACTTATTACAGATTCAGGATCTCGAGATAACTCTGTGCAAATCATTGAGCGATTTGCTAAGAAATATGGCAATCTTCAATTAAAGAAAATTGCTAAAGAAGATTATTCTCATGGAGGAACGCGCCAAATGGCAGCAGAAATCTCCTCGGGAGAAATCATGGTTTATTTGAGTCAAGATGCGGTTCCTTATAATGAAAATTGGCTGACAGAGATGGTTGCTCCATTTGCCCTAAATCCTCATATAGCGGGGGTTGTCGCACGTCAGAAGCCTCGTTTAACCTGTTTTCCAGCGATGAAATATGATATTGAAGCAGTATTTCGTGAGCAGGGGGCTGAAGATGCTCTAACTTTTTGGACACGTTCGGATGAAGCATTAAAAGGAAAATACACCAAAGAGTCTTTTTATAGCGATGTGTGCTCAGCAGCTCCTCGTGAGTTTTTGGTCAATCAGATTGGCTATCGTCCGGTAGCTTATTCTGAAGATTACGAGTATGGAAAAGATATTGTAGATGCAGGCTATATCAAAGTTTATAACGCTAAAGCAATTGTAGAGCATTCTAACGATGTTCTTTTGTCAAACTATAAAAAACGAATCTTTGATGAAACATACAGTATTCGTGTAAATAGTGGTACAACAAATCGGATCTCTTTAGTGACTGTATGGGTGACAGCATTTAAAGATAATTTGAAAGATTCTGTACGAATTTGCAGAGATCGCGATTTTTCGTGGAAACGAAAATTATATTGGTTAGCTGTCAACCCATTATTCCATTTGGAAAAATGGCGTGGCATTCGTTTAGCGAATAAAGTGGATTTATCTGCGGATAATAGTCAGTATTCGTTAGAGAAGAGTAAAAAATATGAAGTGTAGGAATAGGCTGTGTTCATAAAACGAAATATATATTATTTTTTTGCAATAATTTCATTTTATATTCTAAGCTATCGAGAAATCACATATAGTATCATAGGAGCAGGGATATTAAAATCTTTTCATTTGGAACAATATTATCAGATAGGTATTGTCTTTTCTATTACGATGCTGGTGTTTTTATTATCAATTTCTACTTCGGTAAAATCATTTTTTGAAATTTCGATTTTATATCTTCTCTATTTGATTTCTGCTTATTTTATACAAATGACATTAAAAATCAATGATAAAAAATTTCTTTGGGAACAATTTTCGAAAAATCATTTTTGGCAAAGTAATTTTTTATGGATTACGATTATTATTCTATTATTCTCTTTTCTTTTAAGAGTATGTAGGGAAATATATTTCCCTTCCTATATAGATAGCAGTAGCGTTAGGAAAATGAAACGTTTGATGTTAAGTCAGTTTTTGACATCTTTTATCCTGACCAGTAGTCAAATGCAAGACAGAATATTGACGAATCGTTTGCTTCCAATAGATTTGAAAGATAGAGGTACGGTTTTTGGACATTTATTTATTTATATTTTACTAGCTTATGTGGTAGCTTCTATTCTATCTTATGTTTTTATAAAGTCTTGTGAAAATTTATTTAAAAATAAGGCAAGCTTAGCTTTATCTCTCACGACAAGTCTGATTTTAGGTACAATCTATAACTATTATATTCAAATTGGCATTACTGAATATGGGAAATGGTATGACTATTACATTGTTTCAGGTGCTACGATTTTCCAAATATTTATTTTGACCAACATTTTTTTAATTATTTATCTTCTATGTAATCGCTATGTGTTAGGAACTATTTTAAATATTGGTCTAGGTTTTTTCATTAGTTTTGTCAATAGTGTTAAATTTGAAATGAGAAGTGAGCCTTTTTTACCTACAGATTTGTCTTGGTGGAAGGAGCTTCAAGCACTGTCAGAATTTGTTTCAATAGACATAGGTCCCATTATTTTGGGGATTATCTTACTCGTGCTGCTAGTAATATATTTGCAGCGATTAGGGCAACTATCAAATAAAATTATATATCATAATTGGAAGAGAGTGGCCTATATTTTTGTTACTTTGCAATTTTTTTTCGGTATCGGCTGGATACTTTCTAATGAAGAAGATGGAAACATTCCCAAAGGAATTCCTGTATTATCATCGGTTAATAACGTTTATGACATTTCTTGGCAAGGTTTGAATGCGCGAGCAAGATTTCAATCATTGAGCTATGTTTGGATAAAACAGTTCTCAACTAAAGTTATGGAAACACCAAATACATATTCAAAGTCTAGCATTAGTGAAATTGTCCGAAAATATGAAAAGCTTTCAAAAGAAATAAATGCTAATCGAGTGAATCATATTTCTGAACAAACGGTTATTTATGTGCTCAGTGAAAGTTTATCAAATCCAAAGCATATCCCAGGCATCATGACTTCTGAGGAAGTATTACCAAATATAGAGGCAATCAAAAACCAAACAACTAGTGGTTTAATGAAGTCAGACGGTTATGGGGGAGGAACCGCTAATATGGAATTTCAAACTCTCACAAGTTTGCCTAAATATAATTTAACACCATTTGTTTCTATTCTCTATTTGGAAATTGTACCAAGGTTATCTAAATTCCCTAGTATTAGTGACCAATTCTCTATGGATAATAGAATTGTTCTACATTTTGCTAATGCGAAAAATTATTCTAGAAACGTTATCTATAAGCGGTTAAATTTTGATCGACAGATATTTTTACATAACGGAAATGTTAAGATAGAAACGCCAGCTGCTTTAGGAGCTTATCCTAGTGATGAGTCAACTTATAATGAAGTATTAAATCAGTTGGATACTAATAGTAATCAGTTTTTTTCGGTCATGACAATGCAAAACCATGCACCTTGGTACTTCGAAACACCAGAAAATTTAGTTGCAACAGGAGAAAGTCTTACAGAATCGGAGAATAGCTCTCTTACCTATTATTCTCGCTTACTTTATCAAACTGACCAAGCTACGAAAAAATTTTTAGATGAATTGTCGAAAGTAGACAAAAAAGTTACAGTAGTATTTTACGGAGACCATTTGCCAGGTCTATATCCACAATCAACTTTTTCAAAAAATCCAGATAGTCAGTATTTGACAGATTATTTTATTTGGAGTAATTTTGAGACTCCGAAACTAGATTACCCACTTGTAAATTCAAGCGATTTTACAGCACTAATGTTAGAACAAACAAATTCTAAAGTATCACCCTATTATGCTTTATTAACTGAAGTGTTACACAAAGCAA is a genomic window containing:
- a CDS encoding LTA synthase family protein, which gives rise to MFIKRNIYYFFAIISFYILSYREITYSIIGAGILKSFHLEQYYQIGIVFSITMLVFLLSISTSVKSFFEISILYLLYLISAYFIQMTLKINDKKFLWEQFSKNHFWQSNFLWITIIILLFSFLLRVCREIYFPSYIDSSSVRKMKRLMLSQFLTSFILTSSQMQDRILTNRLLPIDLKDRGTVFGHLFIYILLAYVVASILSYVFIKSCENLFKNKASLALSLTTSLILGTIYNYYIQIGITEYGKWYDYYIVSGATIFQIFILTNIFLIIYLLCNRYVLGTILNIGLGFFISFVNSVKFEMRSEPFLPTDLSWWKELQALSEFVSIDIGPIILGIILLVLLVIYLQRLGQLSNKIIYHNWKRVAYIFVTLQFFFGIGWILSNEEDGNIPKGIPVLSSVNNVYDISWQGLNARARFQSLSYVWIKQFSTKVMETPNTYSKSSISEIVRKYEKLSKEINANRVNHISEQTVIYVLSESLSNPKHIPGIMTSEEVLPNIEAIKNQTTSGLMKSDGYGGGTANMEFQTLTSLPKYNLTPFVSILYLEIVPRLSKFPSISDQFSMDNRIVLHFANAKNYSRNVIYKRLNFDRQIFLHNGNVKIETPAALGAYPSDESTYNEVLNQLDTNSNQFFSVMTMQNHAPWYFETPENLVATGESLTESENSSLTYYSRLLYQTDQATKKFLDELSKVDKKVTVVFYGDHLPGLYPQSTFSKNPDSQYLTDYFIWSNFETPKLDYPLVNSSDFTALMLEQTNSKVSPYYALLTEVLHKASVDKKELDEEGKQIAEDLRLVQYDLVAGKDYLSKEFFEIPK
- a CDS encoding glycosyltransferase family 1 protein, which gives rise to MLNKLMNSYHNEGARATLRKICHKLKNGGQVVGTTPSKMNMSEIPVMPQFEDLMRADYIHRPYVKPEKLDKKRLNIAWVTPPVGPGGGGHTTISRFVRYLQSQGHRLTFYIYRNNTIPQSAKEAQDIFERSYKLNIPVKELEEFQDEDVVFATSWETAYAVFNLTGENLHKFYFVQDFEPIFYGVGSRYKLAEATYKFGFYGITAGAWLSDKVKEYGMEADYFNFGADIDVYKPKAKMSKKKKISFYARAHTERRGFELGVMALKIFKEKHPEYEIEFFGQDMSNYDIPFEFTDRGILNKQELAEIYHESVACLVLSLTNVSLLPLELLVAGCVPVMNTGDNNTKVLGENTDIVYAEAYPVDLAAKLCQVVEKTNINEHAEAMSQKYQGTSWEESYKKVEEIILREVTHG
- a CDS encoding glycosyltransferase family A protein, translated to MAKEKKATVFIPVYNGEQDHLEETLEALYRQKTDFDWDVLITDSGSRDNSVQIIERFAKKYGNLQLKKIAKEDYSHGGTRQMAAEISSGEIMVYLSQDAVPYNENWLTEMVAPFALNPHIAGVVARQKPRLTCFPAMKYDIEAVFREQGAEDALTFWTRSDEALKGKYTKESFYSDVCSAAPREFLVNQIGYRPVAYSEDYEYGKDIVDAGYIKVYNAKAIVEHSNDVLLSNYKKRIFDETYSIRVNSGTTNRISLVTVWVTAFKDNLKDSVRICRDRDFSWKRKLYWLAVNPLFHLEKWRGIRLANKVDLSADNSQYSLEKSKKYEV